Proteins from a genomic interval of Methanohalophilus levihalophilus:
- the trpD gene encoding anthranilate phosphoribosyltransferase translates to MKQYLQKITNNESLSEDEAYKAMQCIFTEASDAQIGAFLAALNVKGITAEELTGFARAMLGNANVIHPEVNGYLVDTCGSGGDRHNTINISTAAAIVTAAAGIPVAKHGNRSVTSLSGSADVLEALGVKVDCTPEDVCSTIENIDIGFMFAPMFHPAMKRVGGVRKDLGVKTVFNLLGPIVNPTEAPAQVVGVYDRKYCKPVAEALRRLGKSRALVVNGDGMDEISTLSETCVVELKDDVVSSYIITPEDLGIPRATANDIVGGTPEENADDIMRILNGEKGPKRDIVVANAAASIYLGRNDISMREAVTIAEEAIDSGKALEKLEQLIDLTNKEA, encoded by the coding sequence ATGAAGCAATATTTGCAGAAAATTACAAACAATGAGTCTCTTTCGGAGGATGAGGCTTACAAAGCGATGCAGTGTATTTTCACAGAAGCTTCTGATGCTCAGATAGGAGCGTTCCTTGCAGCTTTAAATGTCAAAGGTATAACTGCGGAAGAACTTACAGGATTTGCAAGAGCAATGCTTGGCAATGCCAATGTCATCCATCCTGAAGTAAACGGTTATCTTGTGGACACCTGTGGCAGTGGCGGAGATAGGCATAACACAATTAATATTTCCACAGCTGCAGCAATTGTAACGGCAGCTGCCGGTATTCCGGTTGCAAAGCACGGAAACCGCTCAGTTACTTCACTTTCGGGTAGTGCTGATGTGCTTGAAGCACTGGGTGTAAAAGTTGATTGCACACCTGAAGACGTTTGCTCAACAATAGAAAACATAGATATTGGCTTCATGTTTGCTCCCATGTTTCATCCTGCAATGAAAAGGGTGGGTGGTGTGCGTAAGGATCTTGGGGTAAAAACCGTCTTCAATCTTCTGGGTCCTATAGTTAATCCAACTGAAGCACCTGCTCAGGTTGTCGGTGTCTATGACAGGAAATATTGCAAACCTGTGGCAGAGGCATTGAGACGGCTGGGTAAATCGCGAGCCCTTGTAGTAAATGGAGATGGAATGGATGAAATTTCAACTCTCTCTGAGACATGTGTTGTTGAACTGAAAGATGATGTCGTATCATCATACATAATCACTCCTGAAGATCTTGGTATTCCAAGAGCAACAGCAAATGACATTGTCGGTGGTACTCCTGAAGAAAATGCAGACGATATAATGCGCATCCTGAATGGTGAAAAAGGGCCAAAAAGGGATATTGTTGTTGCAAATGCTGCCGCTTCGATTTATCTTGGCAGGAATGACATCTCAATGCGTGAAGCGGTAACAATTGCTGAAGAAGCTATCGACAGTGGAAAAGCACTGGAAAAGCTTGAACAGCTTATTGATCTTACAAACAAGGAGGCCTAA
- the trpE gene encoding anthranilate synthase component I has translation MLNLDFSRDEFIDLIRGQSGPCMVQLMAEIPANCTPLQLYSLIHDNPFTYLLESVEKESRHARFSFIGANPEFVLSVSGKSVSIDYPYRNAFVTESVEGLKNVCESYNEKEKSFTGTIKNSFNPLDAIRSSFVTSRNIPLLNEKGFGKQTFLGGAIGYLGYDLIYECLLDQSMPFDSKMPDARLMFCQETFLFDHMEDKIYLVFSPFMRSEDDPAEIYDGILARASEMQDVLTKASDIQLQPIGEDSNAKLVGCSMDQELFEDAVRKSKEHVFDGDIFQVVISRKCEVASEDSSFQLYRKLRDINPSPYMYILDLDDVGIIGASPETLMSIHKRQVSTNPIAGTCKRGQNEEEDLSCASAMLNDEKEKAEHIMLVDLSRNDVRRVAKGGTVEVEDFMKVVRYSHVQHIESTVVGDLRPECDQFDAFVALMPAGTLSGAPKVRAMEIIRDIESAPRGAYGGGVGYFSWNGDLDFAITIRTIVKQGNKLSIQAGAGIVADSDPASEYRETENKMAAMLRAVGVTDGN, from the coding sequence ATGTTGAATTTAGATTTCAGCAGGGATGAATTCATCGATCTTATTCGGGGTCAGTCCGGGCCATGCATGGTCCAGCTTATGGCTGAGATTCCTGCGAATTGTACTCCTCTGCAACTTTACAGCCTGATACATGACAACCCATTTACCTACCTCCTTGAATCTGTGGAAAAAGAGAGCAGACACGCACGTTTTTCCTTCATTGGTGCAAATCCCGAATTTGTACTTTCCGTTTCTGGGAAGAGTGTATCAATTGATTATCCATACAGGAACGCTTTTGTGACAGAATCAGTTGAAGGTCTCAAGAATGTGTGCGAGTCCTATAATGAAAAGGAAAAGAGTTTCACAGGAACAATAAAAAATAGCTTTAATCCCCTTGATGCAATTCGCTCTTCATTTGTAACATCACGTAACATTCCTCTCCTGAATGAGAAAGGATTTGGTAAACAGACTTTCCTTGGAGGTGCAATTGGCTATCTTGGTTATGATTTGATCTATGAGTGCCTGCTTGATCAGTCAATGCCTTTTGATTCGAAAATGCCGGATGCACGCCTGATGTTTTGTCAGGAAACGTTCCTTTTTGATCACATGGAAGACAAAATATATCTTGTTTTTTCACCATTCATGCGGTCCGAAGATGACCCTGCTGAAATATATGATGGCATTCTTGCAAGAGCATCGGAAATGCAGGATGTTCTGACCAAAGCTTCAGATATTCAGTTGCAACCTATAGGTGAAGATTCGAATGCAAAACTGGTTGGTTGCAGTATGGATCAGGAACTGTTTGAAGATGCGGTACGTAAATCAAAGGAGCATGTGTTTGACGGGGATATTTTTCAGGTTGTAATATCCCGAAAATGTGAAGTCGCTTCAGAGGACTCTTCCTTCCAGCTGTACAGGAAACTCAGGGATATCAATCCCAGTCCGTACATGTATATCCTCGATCTTGACGATGTAGGAATAATAGGTGCAAGCCCTGAAACTCTCATGAGTATTCACAAGAGGCAGGTTTCCACAAATCCCATTGCAGGAACCTGTAAGAGGGGGCAGAACGAGGAAGAAGATCTTTCCTGTGCTTCTGCTATGTTAAACGATGAAAAAGAAAAAGCAGAACATATCATGCTGGTAGATCTTTCTCGAAATGATGTAAGAAGAGTTGCAAAGGGTGGCACTGTAGAAGTCGAGGATTTCATGAAAGTTGTCCGATATTCCCATGTCCAGCATATTGAAAGCACGGTTGTGGGCGATCTCAGGCCTGAATGTGACCAGTTTGATGCATTTGTTGCCTTGATGCCTGCAGGAACCCTTTCCGGAGCTCCAAAGGTCCGTGCCATGGAAATAATTCGTGATATTGAAAGTGCACCAAGAGGCGCTTATGGAGGTGGAGTGGGCTATTTCTCATGGAATGGTGATCTGGATTTTGCAATTACTATAAGGACAATTGTGAAACAGGGAAATAAACTTAGTATACAGGCAGGGGCAGGAATAGTTGCTGATTCAGATCCTGCATCAGAGTACAGGGAAACCGAAAACAAAATGGCAGCCATGCTCAGGGCGGTAGGTGTAACTGATGGGAATTAA
- a CDS encoding phosphoribosylanthranilate isomerase codes for MMPSSTEHALGMIETAMPDCVQVHSTVEATILHSIRSYSDVQLHQVFPLPEQATMDHAVDIINKVNLLIDADLVDGIVLDTGSANGGGSGKVHDWNISREIVGELDLPVIVAGGLTPENVASCVEQISPYGVDVSSGVEKDGHKDESLVCEFIENARCSLC; via the coding sequence ATGATGCCATCTTCAACAGAACATGCACTTGGTATGATAGAGACTGCAATGCCGGATTGTGTTCAGGTTCATTCGACTGTGGAAGCAACAATACTTCACAGCATTCGCAGTTACTCAGATGTGCAGCTGCATCAGGTATTCCCGCTTCCGGAACAGGCAACTATGGACCACGCAGTGGATATTATTAATAAAGTGAATTTGCTGATTGACGCAGATCTCGTAGACGGGATTGTTCTTGATACCGGTTCAGCAAATGGCGGTGGGAGTGGCAAGGTGCATGACTGGAATATAAGTCGGGAAATTGTTGGTGAACTGGATTTGCCTGTAATAGTTGCAGGTGGTTTAACTCCTGAAAATGTTGCATCCTGCGTGGAACAGATATCTCCATATGGTGTTGACGTGTCTTCAGGCGTTGAAAAAGATGGGCATAAAGACGAATCATTAGTATGCGAATTTATTGAAAATGCAAGGTGTAGTTTATGTTGA